The following proteins come from a genomic window of Vidua chalybeata isolate OUT-0048 chromosome 2, bVidCha1 merged haplotype, whole genome shotgun sequence:
- the HMGB1 gene encoding high mobility group protein B1, with product MGKGDPKKPRGKMSSYAFFVQTCREEHKKKHPDASVNFSEFSKKCSERWKTMSSKEKGKFEDMAKADKLRYEKEMKNYVPPKGETKKKFKDPNAPKRPPSAFFLFCSEFRPKIKGEHPGLSIGDVAKKLGEMWNNTTADDKQPYEKKAAKLKEKYEKDIAAYRAKGKVDGGKKVVAKAEKSKKKKEEEEDEDEDEEDEDDEEEEEEEDEDDDDDE from the exons atgGGTAAAGGTGATCCTAAGAAGCCGAGAGGTAAAATGTCTTCATACGCCTTCTTTGTGCAAACCTGTCGGGAGGAGCACAAGAAGAAACATCCAGATGCATCAGTGAACTTCTCAGAGTTCTCAAAAAAATGCTCAGAACGATGGAAG ACTATGTCTTCTAAGGAGAAAGGGAAGTTTGAAGATATGGCAAAGGCTGACAAGCTTcgttatgaaaaagaaatgaaaaactaTGTACCACCTAagggggaaacaaaaaagaagttcAAGGATCCAAATGCACCGAAGAGGCCTCC ttcggcttttttcttgttttgctccGAGTTTCGTCCAAAAATCAAAGGAGAACATCCCGGTCTGTCCATTGGAGATGTCGCAAAGAAACTGGGAGAGATGTGGAACAACACCACTGCAGACGATAAACAGCCTTATGAAAAGAAGGCTGCTAAGCTGAAGGAGAAGTACGAAAAG GATATTGCTGCGTACCGGGCCAAAGGGAAGGTTGATGGAGGCAAGAAAGTAGTTGCCAAGGCtgagaaaagcaagaagaagaaggaagaggaggaggatgaggatgaagatgaagaggatgaagatgatgaagaggaggaagaagaggaggatgaagatgatgatgatgatgaataA